A window of Gemmatimonadales bacterium genomic DNA:
CAGCTCGAAGGCCGGGCCGACGTCGAGCGTGAAGGACTGCGGGACGGCCGCCGGGTTCCTCAGCGACAGGATGCCCCGCCCCCCGCGCCACGCCGCATGGCCGTACGCCGCGAGCGCCATCGGGTCGCCCCCCACCCAGTGCGTGTCCGCCAGCACGTCGGCGTTGCGGCGCGACCAGGCCGCCGCCTCCGCCAGCGCGTCCCAGTCGTGCGCGGTGAGCAGCGAGGGGGTGCAATACAGCTCCTGCAGCTGCGTCCCGGTGCCGAAGTAGGCGCGCACGTCGTCACCGAAATCGCCGTGCGGGTCGGTGTCCAGGTTGTGCGCGTGCCGCGCGTAGATCACCCCGTGCAGCATCAGGGAGTTGAGCGGGAACAGCGGCCCCTTCCGCACCACGCCCTGGTAGGTGTCGCCGTCGCGGTAGGTCATCCACCGCTGGCGGTCGGTCCCCACGCCGGCGAAGTCGTGGTCCTCGCCCCCGCGCCAGATCGAGTCGGCCCAGCGCAGCCAGAACGGCGAGGGGAAGGTGCCGGTGGTGAG
This region includes:
- a CDS encoding enterotoxin; protein product: LTTGTFPSPFWLRWADSIWRGGEDHDFAGVGTDRQRWMTYRDGDTYQGVVRKGPLFPLNSLMLHGVIYARHAHNLDTDPHGDFGDDVRAYFGTGTQLQELYCTPSLLTAHDWDALAEAAAWSRRNADVLADTHWVGGDPMALAAYGHAAWRGGRGILSLRNPAAVPQSFTLDVGPAFELPDDAPRVYAARSPWASDRGQAPLRLEAGLPHVFDLGPFQVLTLEAEPAG